Sequence from the Miscanthus floridulus cultivar M001 chromosome 16, ASM1932011v1, whole genome shotgun sequence genome:
CAAGACGAGACAGGTGTGACGGAGGGGATCACGATCACCGCGCGGAGGGGAGAGAAGCCGTGGGCCGTGACCCCGTGAATTCTTCTTCGACCGGCGCCTCCGCCTGCAACAAGGTGATAGCCTCGGCAATCTCCCCTCCTCGCGTTCTCCGCGCTAGCAATTGGCCGATCAAGTGGCCGTGGCGAAGGGTGGAGGCCCCGAGGGATGCGTTTAGGAAGCACACGAGAATTGGACAAATCGTAAGCCGGCGGTGCCGTCCCCGGCCAGCAAATTTAATGATCCGTGATCAGTTCCGCATGATTCAGCGTATATATATGCACATGCATATACATAAGAAGTACTGTATTATATACAAGATGAGTCGGGTCCCACTTTCTTGTGTGTAGCCATGCCAACGGGGAGGCAAGTCATCTGCACTTCCACGGCTCGTGAGCACCACACCTGCTGCCAAGTGTGTGGCTGTCTTTTTGACCAGATGTACATGATCTGAAGTATCTAATAATAGGATGTCACCACTAAAATTCCCCGACGGTTTCGAATTTTTTTTGGCGGCGATAATAGGATGTCACCACTGGACACGTCCGCCTCCATCGCTCGGGTGTCCTAGCTACCCATGTGACCGTCGATCGGGTAAGGTGGACAGATCGCCCAACTAACGGCTAAAATAGTTAAGGGGTAAATTGAACCAACTGAAATAGTTAAGGGGTGTAAATCGAACCAAATGTTTGTTTAGAGGTTTATTTGGACATTGACCAAACTTAAAAGAAGTAATCTAAACTTTTGCAATATTTTGTGAAGCTAAGCACAAAATAGATATAGAAAACACTCTTCAGGATCTTTTGCGACAATATTATGAGAGAGATGATTCCATTTAAATGACCTAACATTGCTTCTTCTGAAAAACCTTAATACTCTGTAATTTTACAATAGGCAAACATTTTTAAGGACCCTAAAGTTACATTTAGGTGACCTAATAGTAGTATAATATAGTGCAACACTAGAGGTAGACCTCGGGCGAACAATTTGCACTAGGTGAAAGACTTGCATTATCGGAGAAAGACCTCAACAACAATTTGCAAAGCTTAACAACGTTTTGGAGTAGTAAACTCAGAGCAATAATTTTGTGAGACCTATTGTGAACTTTTAAACATTGGCTTACCCAACATTTTTTGAAAAGCCAAGTGCAAACAATCTATTTGTCATGGTTATCAATTTAATTTGTTAATGAGAGAGAGCGCCAAGGTAAAAATGTTGAATCATAATAATACAAATGGGGAAAAGGACAGGGTATAATAGGCTCCAGCAACTTCAAACTAGTTCTAGACATAATTACATTAAAGCATCTTCAATGGAAGAGAACCGGAAATTCGAAATCGGGAATACATTCCTCAAACACGTTTGCCACAAAGATCCACTCGAAGCGCTGCTCAAAGCAGGTACTTCAATTGACAAGGGCCAACTGGAGAGAGAAATTCACATAAGCCCGTTGGATAGGTAAACGCAACTATGCAAGCAAGTATTAGTTCAACTTTTTTAGTGCCTTAATACTTCATGTATAAATTGTAGTATCTAAACTTACACACAAACTCACATCACACGCACACACATTGTACACATGCAGGGTCTACCACACCTATACCTAaagaagatcatcaaactccaagcGTGATGGACACGACATTTTAACACACACAGCTAAGAGGTATTTGGATCATCAAACTCCAAATATGACGGACACGACACCTTGACCACTGTAAAGCATCTGCGCTTGAGGCTGAAAAGAAAATGAGAAAAAACTCTGGTGCGAAAATCTATGTCGAGCAGGACTCGAACCAGGCCTTAGTGTTCCATTCAGCAAACCCCACTTCTGAGCCATCGGCTTGTTCGCAAGTAATAGTTCAATTGACAAGGACCAACTGGACAGAGAATGGGTATTCTCATCCGCCTGCTGGATAGGTAAACGCACGCTGTTTTATAGGTACGATTATATTTACATAAATAAAAGCCTAAGATGTAACCTTCATCCACTACATTATATATTGCCAACTTGGTTTTTTCTACTCTATTCGGCCTGCATTCTAAAAATAAAGGTATCGAAGGTTTAAAatttattctaaattataagttattctggATGCCCAGTGACATGTATGTGTGATTTCCTTCATTTCCTATCCATAATGCATACCTTTCAAACACTTTATTGCCCAAAATAGTTCATGTAAATTGTAGCGAAAATCAATGACATGCATgcctattttttaaaaaaaatcgtgTCAAATGAACCAGCTAATTAGTGTGAGGCAAATTATTTGATGCTAAAATTACTTAGATAGCTTGTATTTAAAAAAAGTAGAGCTGCATTACTAAATCTCACCCAGCATGGCCACGTTCGTTTCGCTAAAAATCAGGCTGAAAAATAGTGTTCGATAATTTgtagtgagagaaaaataatataccatgactgataagttcaaacgaacatacTTCCGATCTAAATTGTTACTATGTATCTGGTCATAATGAACATTTAGGTGTGTCTAGAAAAGCGAGATAACTTGTAGGAAAGCCACAAAATAATTGCACTACTAGATCTCATCGTGCGTGCTCTCCATTTCAAATTGTTACTATATATAGTCATAATGAATATCTATGTGCATCTAGGAAAGTCAGATCAACGAAGTAATTAAATTAATAACTTGTAAAGGAAAACCACAAAGTAATACTccctcaattccaaattataatGACATTTCTAGATACATGCATTTAGACATAGTGTACATCTAGATAGACaaaagtaatgtatctagaaaagctcaaaatatcttataatttgggatatcTAAAATTTCGAAaagctaaaatatcttataatttgggatgtagGGAGTAACTTAGATAGCAAAGCCAGATCGACTTATATTTAGAAAAAGGAGTAGTACCAAACACGACTACTACCCACGAGTAACCATGCAGGCAATAAGCTTGAAGACCGTAAGCAGCAGCATCTAGCAGCTGTTCTAGGCTACCATAAAGCATCCCCAAGGTCCATACGATCGGAGACAAACATTCACCTATGTGACCAAACTGAAGACAAGAAAGACCACAGTAAAAAAAATGAGGTACCACAAGCTAACATTTTTCAGACCATAACAACGCTCATAATAACCCAGTAGCAAAGCAGGGAATTTAACATTCACGTCTGACAACATCAGGTGTTGTAGATCACACACAATCGACAGATAGTTCAAACCAACACATAGCATGGTAGATCACAAAGCTCACAGGATAATAGCATCAGACGTGCCAAAAGCAGCAGCACCAATAGTCTAGTACTCATCACCCTCGTCCCCGTCCTCACCCTCATCAAACTCAGCACCAACCTCCTCATAATCCTTCTCAAGCGCTGCCAGGTCCTCACGGGCCTCAGAGAACTCACCCTCCTCCATGCCCTCACCCACGTACCAGTGAACAAAGGCTCGCTTGGCGTACATGAGGTCGAACTTGTGATCAATGCGTGAGAACACCTCCACCACGCTGGTGGAGTTGGATATCATGCACACAGCGCGTTGTACCTTGGCCAGGTCGCCACCAGGCACCACACTGGGGGGCTGGTAGTTGATGCCACACTTGAACCCAGTCGGGCACCAGTCCACAAACTAGATGGTGCGCTTTGTCTTGATGGTGGCCACAGCAGCATTCACATCCTTGGGCACCACATCTCCACGATACATGAGGCAGCAGGCCATGTACTTTCCATGGCGAGGATCACACTTGACCATCATGGAAGATGGTTCAAAGGCATTGTTGGTGATTTCAGCCACGGACAGCTGCTCATGGTAGGCCTTCTCAGCAGAGATCACTGGGGCATAGGATGAAAGCATGAAGTGGTTCCTCGGGTATGGCACCAGGTTGGTCTGGAACTCATTCACATCAACGTTCAGAGCGCCATCAAACCTCAGGGAGGCAGTCAAAGATGAGATGACCTGCAGCAGAATAGTGTAACAGGAACATAGTTAGTTTTGGAGACAGGCTCAGATGCTCCAGTTTCAAGACAACACAATGATAATGGATTAAGGGAGTGTTTAGATCCCagggctaaaaattagcccatCTTGTCATAATGGGATAAACATGGGCTGGTAAGAGCTAATGGGCTCTAACCACCCATTAGCTTTTATTAGCCCATAATTAGTCCATGTCTAGCACTTCTGTTTGGCATCCAAAATCCACGGCTAATTGTTAGCCCATAGGATCAAATCACCCCCTAAAAGATACGTACCTGAGACACAAGCCTGTTGAGGTTGGTGTAGGTTGGTCGCTCAATGTCAAGGGAGCGGCGGCAGATGTCATAGATTGCCTCATTGTCAAGCAGAACGGCAACATCAGTGTGCTCAAGGAGCGAGTGGGTGGACAGGACGCTGTTGTATGGCTCAACCACCGAGGTGGACACCTGAGGAGAAGGGTACACAGTGAACCCCAAGCTTGGACTTCTTGCCATAGTCAACAGACAGACGCTCAAGGAGGAGAGAACCAAGGCCAGAGCCAGTTCCTCCACCAACTGCATTGAAGACAAGGAAACCCTGGAGAccagtgcagttgtcagcaagcTTCCTGATGCGGTCAAGGCACAGGTCAACAATCTCCTTGCCAACTGCAAGACAAGAAACCATCGAAGTTAAGTCAAATGTTCATTACAGAATGCACAACTGGATAATGCCCTTGAAGATCATATTACTTACTGGTATAGTGACCATGGGCAAAGTTTTTGGCAGCATCCTCCTTGCCACTGATGAGTTGCTCAGGGTGGAAGAGCTGGCGGTAAGTGCCAGTCCTCACCTCATCAATCACAGTGGGCTCGAGATCAACAAACACGGCACGGGGGACATGCTTCCCAGCATCAGTCTCACTGAAGAAGGTGTTGAAagcatcatcacctcctccaacGGTCTTATCACTGGGCATCTGACCATCAGCCTGAATCGAACATACAGAACAGAGTTAGGTACTTAGGTATGGAAACCACAAGAACAATTCAAATATAGGAATCTGGAAGTAGAAATTTACAACAGATTTGCAACAGATCAGATACAAGCTAATGTCACAACAACACATTCAGAAACAAATTATATGAACAATCATGAAGAACATCCAGACAGGGCACACTCAAAAGTATACATTCTACTGCTATTAGATTTGTTTATGCATGATGTGCAACCAAAACGTGGACAAATGGCGGAACTGAATGACAAGGTAAGCCAACAGGCAGACAAAATTATCAGATCACATTAGCTTCAAGCATCCTGTCTTCCGTTGATCAATCATATATTGCTAACATTTTAGACATATACTTGAAACCATGACTTCCTACAGAATCCTACAAATGACTAGATCCAGCCCAAATCAAACAGATCTGAGGCAAATCTTAAATTAAGACAACCTAACTGACTCGCTccatatagttcaaatttctgtTGCGGTATTAACAGATCTAACGTAAATCGACCTAGAAATGTGAATAGAACAGTTACGAACAAATACATGGCCAACGTAACTAAAATTAACTTATCCAAACTAGGAGATCTATATAATACAATATAAATAAACCGAACCAAAGGAACTGTGCCTCTCAATTAAAGAGCTACATTGTTCAGATCTAACGAAGGATATGACGAACCAACCAAGATGAACAACAATTACGCGAGCAGAACTTTTGCAGTTATCAGATCCGCACACAGTACAACTCATTTTAAATATAATTTGCCCCCACCACTCAGATCCACCAAGTCTGGAGCACAAAACCCCCAAGAACACATAGATCCAACACATATCCACAGCTACAGCGCAAGAACGGAAGGGGAAATGAACGGATCCGTACCTGAATGCCATGCTCCAGGCAGTAAAGCTTCCAGCAGGCGTTTCCAACCTGGATACCGGCCTGGCCGATGTGGATTGAGATGCACTCCCTCATGGTGCCGTCGGTAGGGTGGAGCGGCGGTGGAAAATGGGAGGAGGGGTAAAAAGCTTTGGGTCGTAGAGAGAGGCGAGTACGAAGACGCCTTCCTCTGCGGTGCTCAGCTAGGGTTTCATCCCACTCGGCTCGCTTTATAGAGCGGGACGATAGCCTAGTCCAGGTGAAGCGTAAACATCCATTGCCGTTGGTGCGATTTGGAGGGGCAGGCGTGGACGCGTGGCAGGGCCAGCGGCCCAGCGCCTAGTGGGCTAGGGGCCACAAAACTGCTGCCGTGGTGGCGCTGCCCCGGCCCAGCCGGGCGGCCATTAGCGTTTGCAATGATCAAACTTAGAGCTTCCAACGATCTAATAATACATACATTCTCACAATTTCAAAGAATGACACAAGAATGATTTGCGCCAACATCATAAtaggtaattctaaaaaaaaacatCATAATAGGTAAAAAAAGGGAAAtatacaaaataaaaagttagccCTATGTTTGATACTTAATTGTCTTTATCCGAGTTCATatgaaaaaagttatgaattattttttgataaAACTATTTTTAGAGACAGGCATCTTAATATGTATACGTCTAAAAATCAATATTTAGAGATGGACGTTTAAAATGGCCACCTTTGTTCATAGTGATTTTAGAGGCGATTACCTTAGGACGTTTGCCACTTTAAAAGATATTTAGAGGCGTGCATTTGTTTGAATGTTTCCTAGCCATTTACACAGACAATCTCTAGATGTGTTCTCCTCTATATATTAATCAGAGAGGTTGTCTTCTAAAATCGTTTTTGTGATAGTGTTTATTGCCAGTCTAAGAGAGACCAATTAAATTAAAGTCGAGAGAAACTCTTGTACACATATGACGTTATTGACAGCATAGAAATTATACGTTTTTAGAAACGCATATACAAGTGGTGTAAAGATACCTTTCGCATTTGCTGCCCAACAACGGGAAAAAGGGTAAATACAATTCTCACAATTTCAAAGAATGCACAAGAATGATTTACGCAAACATCATAATAACAACAGGTTAAAAAATCAATCAAATTGAATGAGAGTCTTCATCAATAGCCTTTGCTATTGACCCTCCGGCAGTTCTTTCTGATCTCTCCATCCTTTCAGCGGGGTGATGTTGCCCATCTTAATCATGGATGCCACAAAGTTCGTGAAGAAATCCTTTTGGTTGCTCGCGAACCGGTGAACAACGGGTGCAGTGGTTGTCGGCGCCGTAGGGTCAGATAGCATGACCTGGTCGGACGGCAGCTGCGCTTGACTGTGCAAGAGGTTGCCATAATACTTGTTGTCAAACACGGTGGGTGTAACTTGGTCCAGGTTCTCTAGTGCACCCTGTGGTTGCCCCGCCGAACAGTTGTGACGCGTGAACTGGCACTGGACTAGTGCGCTCCTGGAGTAGAAATTTGTCATTCATATCATCAGTGTGCACACGCCGTATGAAAACTTGGCAAGTTTGAACTGTACGTACAAATTATATATTGCTGAAATGTACTATGAATTATTCAGTATGTGTAGTTTACCTTGGAGGGCGACGAGATCAGTGTTGTCCATGTTGACGTTTCCGAACTTCTCCTGGAGCTTGGCAAGCAGGGAGTCGAAAGGGCTGGGAAGGTTGTTAGTGCTTTGGACGTTGGTCGTCGTGCCGTCTCGGCGGCCAAGAAGCACCCTCCAGCGTGGTCCTCCAGCCTGCGCCCAGTTCGTCCGTGCACGATTCTTTTCCGTCAGTTGAGTTTAGGCGAGAAGCTAGAGGTATAGTTTCAATGCAAGAGGATATAGAGGATCGGAGACGCTTACGAGTTCAACGGAGATCTCGGCTGCGAGGGCAAGGATATCAGCGCAGGAGACGATGCCCGGGCAGGCTTCCTCCAGCGCGCGCTTGATGCCGTCGACCACCGGGAAGCCGCGCGCCGAGTTGTTGTTCGCTGGCACGTGCTTCTCCGTCTGGATCGCCGGGAGATCGTCGTCCAGAAGAAGGGAGCCATCGCAACCCTGAGAGCCAACATTATTAGACGTTCAATCATATGTCAGATGATGCAAGTCATCTAGGTGTGCCGGGCGCGTACATGCGTAACATTCTACACGAACACTATTGATGTGATCAGCTCACGTACGTTGACGAAGCAGTCatggaagtggaggcggatgaGACTGGCCGGGATGCGCGGGTCGGAGATGCGCGCGTCCTGGATGACGCGACGGACGGGGGCGCCGGGGCACGACTCGTCGTAGAACGCGGTGCTCAGCGCCGCGCTGGCACTCGGAGAGTGGCCACGGGCGGCTCCAGCCAGGGCGAGCAGGAGAGCGCAGTGCGCGGCTAATAACAGCCACGCCGGAGACGAGATGCGAGAGGAAGCCGCCATGCGCACGCACTTGCACGACGCCGATCGAGCTGCTACGATATCACTGGAGAGGGGCAGAGGGCTAGCTGCTCGCTACTCTGACAGCGTCGTCTCGTAGGTGCTGTGGGTCATGGGCGGATTTAATGGTATTCCTGGGTATTCCCGGGAATACCCAACTTTTTTTTTGTACAAGTTTTAGTATATATGTgtgtatattcatatatataaatgtataatgGTGTATTTCTGTGATATTTTCGCTATTTTGGCCCAACATGGCCTAACAAACAACCTATCTCCTAAACTCCACCTCGGCCCATGAGGCCTCTCTGGATCTCCATTCCAATTTCCACCGCGACACCCCTTCACCAGTTCACCAGCTGACCGGCAGCACGGGAAATCGAAATCCCGAGACCGAGAGCCCCTGCGCTGCCACCTTGTCCGCCTCCCCTGTCCCCTCCCGTTTAAAACTCTAAAACCGGCGAACCCTAGGCGAACGAATCGACGGTGGGTAGCGCCGCAGCGGCGAATCGGCGCGGCACACCGGCACCAGGCACGGGCGCACGATGCGGCCGGCCGCGCGGGCTGTAGACACCGGCGGGCGGCAGGTGGGGGTACAGCGGGCGGGGGGCTGGGCTACAAGTGAGGACTGAGGCCCCAGGATCTTCGACTTTGAGCTGTCCAGTCCAGCTACTGAGGACTTCATTTCTTTGCACATCAACTTCAATTAACCCTTGTGGCAGTTGCTAAGGAAAACCCAAAGTGTGTTTGGTTCTTTGATCAAGTTAGATTTCTATTGAACCTAATTGGGAATTCTTGTAAGAAGATACAAATGCTTCGAGTAGCACAGGCTTAGAGAACTGTAGAAGCTCTAGAATTGGGTAACATTGAAACTGGAAAAAGGTTTGAATCAAGAAATGGGTTTGGGGAGGCCTGGAGATAGTCATTGGGGATCTCACTATAAAACTGCTATGCATCTTGTAG
This genomic interval carries:
- the LOC136510064 gene encoding peroxidase 2-like translates to MAASSRISSPAWLLLAAHCALLLALAGAARGHSPSASAALSTAFYDESCPGAPVRRVIQDARISDPRIPASLIRLHFHDCFVNGCDGSLLLDDDLPAIQTEKHVPANNNSARGFPVVDGIKRALEEACPGIVSCADILALAAEISVELAGGPRWRVLLGRRDGTTTNVQSTNNLPSPFDSLLAKLQEKFGNVNMDNTDLVALQGKLHILNNSYALVQCQFTRHNCSAGQPQGALENLDQVTPTVFDNKYYGNLLHSQAQLPSDQVMLSDPTAPTTTAPVVHRFASNQKDFFTNFVASMIKMGNITPLKGWRDQKELPEGQ